A portion of the Thalassotalea sp. LPB0316 genome contains these proteins:
- a CDS encoding DUF3802 family protein, producing MVTDTDGYVHIIEYLTEHLSLFEKTAEPSANGKTVMAVIENELSEQIISVCSQNEALSFNQRNTVIREVDSIVYDLQEILSGVVNNPVTPEQHAFIKEFALLIKNLFDTEIHTHLLS from the coding sequence ATGGTTACTGATACTGACGGTTACGTCCACATTATTGAATACCTCACTGAACACCTTTCACTGTTTGAGAAAACAGCCGAACCATCAGCTAATGGCAAAACAGTCATGGCGGTAATTGAAAATGAGCTCAGTGAGCAAATCATCAGTGTCTGTAGTCAAAACGAAGCCCTTTCTTTCAACCAACGCAATACCGTTATTCGTGAAGTCGACTCGATAGTTTACGACTTACAAGAAATACTGTCAGGCGTTGTCAATAACCCCGTTACGCCAGAGCAACACGCTTTTATTAAAGAATTTGCGTTGCTTATTAAAAACTTATTTGATACCGAAATCCACACTCACTTATTGTCTTAA
- a CDS encoding OsmC family protein produces MKATVKWVGDETFMGTSESGHIINMDANGGNLAPSPMENVLMSLGGCSSVDVVSILQKSRQDIRDVKVEITGERVETIPRVFSDIHLHFIVTGTDVSEKQVERAINLSADKYCSVAFMLNKSVKITHDFEIINV; encoded by the coding sequence ATGAAAGCAACAGTGAAATGGGTAGGTGATGAAACGTTTATGGGCACTTCAGAGAGTGGTCATATCATCAATATGGATGCTAATGGCGGTAATTTGGCACCAAGCCCAATGGAAAATGTATTAATGAGCTTGGGTGGCTGCTCTTCTGTTGATGTTGTTAGTATTTTACAAAAATCTCGTCAAGATATTCGCGATGTTAAAGTCGAGATCACTGGCGAGCGCGTTGAGACGATTCCTAGAGTTTTTTCAGATATCCATCTACATTTTATTGTAACGGGCACTGATGTTAGCGAAAAGCAAGTTGAACGCGCGATTAATCTCTCTGCAGACAAATACTGCTCAGTCGCTTTTATGCTCAATAAATCGGTAAAGATTACTCACGATTTCGAGATTATTAACGTTTAA
- the speD gene encoding adenosylmethionine decarboxylase: MIKPLPKLKLHGFNNLTKSLSFCIYDINYAKTTQHQDEYIEYIDEQYNADRLTDILKEVCNIIGANVLNIARQDYDPQGASVTILVSEEEMASGDEFENSEKPGPLPESVVSHLDKSHICVHTYPESHPVNGISTFRADIEVSTCGVISPLKALNYLIHSFDSDIVTLDYRVRGFTRDVNGEKHYIDHQINSIQNFLAQETCDAYQMVDVNVYQENLFHTKMMLKDFDLSTYIFGSGLDDFTEEEQAVISKQLQREMQEIFYGRNMPKMN, encoded by the coding sequence TTGATCAAGCCGTTACCAAAATTAAAACTCCATGGTTTTAACAACTTAACGAAGAGCTTAAGTTTTTGTATTTATGACATTAACTACGCAAAAACCACACAGCATCAAGACGAGTATATCGAGTACATTGATGAGCAATACAACGCTGATCGGCTAACAGATATTCTCAAAGAGGTGTGTAATATTATTGGTGCTAATGTGTTAAACATCGCACGCCAGGATTACGACCCACAAGGTGCGAGTGTCACCATTCTTGTTTCTGAAGAAGAAATGGCCAGTGGTGATGAGTTTGAAAATAGTGAAAAGCCTGGCCCACTGCCAGAATCGGTTGTTTCGCATTTAGATAAAAGTCATATCTGTGTGCACACCTATCCTGAAAGTCATCCTGTTAATGGGATCTCTACTTTTAGAGCCGATATCGAAGTCTCTACTTGCGGTGTTATTTCACCACTTAAAGCATTGAATTATTTAATTCACAGTTTTGACTCTGATATCGTTACGCTCGATTATCGCGTCAGGGGCTTTACCCGCGATGTTAACGGTGAGAAGCACTACATAGACCACCAGATTAATTCAATTCAAAATTTCCTTGCACAGGAAACTTGTGATGCTTATCAAATGGTTGATGTAAACGTATACCAAGAAAATCTTTTCCATACAAAAATGATGCTTAAAGATTTTGACCTAAGTACATATATCTTTGGCTCAGGTCTAGATGATTTTACGGAAGAAGAACAAGCAGTTATCAGTAAGCAGTTACAGCGTGAAATGCAAGAAATCTTTTACGGTAGAAACATGCCGAAAATGAACTAA
- a CDS encoding phosphoribulokinase: protein MSSRNPIIAVTGSSGAGTSTTTDAFEHIFRTLGITSVNVEGDSFHRFSRQEMDLQKRKAREDGTNISYFGDKANDFDSLERLFKDYSETGKGRMRRYLHTFDEAVPYNQMPGTFTPWEELGEGTDVLFYEGLHGGVKTEKNDVAQYVDLLIGMVPIVNLEWIQKIIRDTNQRGHSREAVTHSIVRSMDDYINFITPQFSRTHVNFQRVPTVDTSNPFSAKAIPSLDESFVVIRFRESENIDFPFYLSMIDGAFMSRVNTLVVPGGKMGLAMELILTPLIRDLMNKKAQANQQLDWMADL from the coding sequence ATGTCATCAAGAAACCCAATCATCGCGGTTACCGGCTCATCAGGTGCTGGTACATCAACAACTACTGATGCCTTTGAGCATATTTTCCGCACGTTAGGCATTACATCGGTTAATGTTGAAGGTGATAGCTTTCATCGTTTTTCTCGCCAAGAAATGGATTTGCAAAAGCGTAAAGCAAGGGAAGATGGCACTAATATTAGTTACTTTGGCGATAAAGCCAACGACTTTGATTCCCTCGAACGTCTATTTAAAGATTACTCTGAGACTGGAAAAGGGCGGATGAGGCGTTATCTACACACCTTTGATGAGGCGGTGCCTTATAACCAAATGCCTGGGACGTTCACGCCTTGGGAGGAGTTAGGTGAGGGCACTGATGTACTGTTTTACGAAGGCCTCCATGGCGGTGTTAAAACAGAGAAAAACGATGTTGCCCAGTATGTCGATTTACTGATTGGCATGGTGCCAATCGTTAACTTGGAATGGATCCAAAAGATTATCCGCGACACTAACCAAAGGGGGCATAGTCGAGAGGCAGTGACTCACAGTATCGTCCGTTCAATGGACGACTACATTAACTTTATTACACCACAGTTTTCTCGTACGCATGTCAATTTTCAGCGTGTGCCAACGGTTGACACGTCGAACCCATTTAGCGCAAAGGCGATTCCTTCATTGGACGAGAGTTTTGTCGTTATTCGTTTTAGAGAGTCGGAAAATATCGACTTTCCATTCTATTTAAGCATGATTGATGGGGCTTTTATGTCACGGGTGAATACTTTAGTTGTGCCTGGTGGCAAGATGGGCTTGGCGATGGAGTTAATCTTAACACCGTTGATTCGTGATTTAATGAATAAGAAAGCGCAGGCCAACCAACAGCTTGATTGGATGGCTGACCTCTAA
- the rplQ gene encoding 50S ribosomal protein L17 — protein MRHRKSGRQLNRNSSHRQAMFRNMASSLVKHGVIKTTVAKAKELRRVVEPLITLAKEDSVANRRLAFARTRDKEVVGLLFSELGPRYQERPGGYTRILKCGYRTGDKAPMAYVELVDRPVVEATETEEVAEA, from the coding sequence ATGCGCCATCGTAAAAGCGGTCGCCAGTTAAACCGTAATAGCAGTCATCGCCAAGCGATGTTCCGCAATATGGCAAGCTCTTTAGTTAAGCACGGCGTTATCAAAACGACTGTAGCAAAAGCTAAAGAATTACGTCGCGTTGTTGAGCCATTAATTACATTGGCTAAAGAAGACAGCGTAGCTAACCGTCGTTTAGCTTTCGCTCGTACACGTGACAAAGAAGTAGTAGGTTTATTATTCAGCGAACTTGGTCCTCGTTACCAAGAGCGTCCAGGTGGTTACACTCGCATCTTAAAATGCGGTTACCGTACTGGTGATAAAGCGCCTATGGCTTACGTAGAATTAGTTGACCGTCCAGTTGTTGAAGCAACTGAGACTGAAGAAGTAGCAGAAGCTTAA
- a CDS encoding DNA-directed RNA polymerase subunit alpha, whose protein sequence is MQGSVTEFLKPRLVDIETLSSTRAKVTLEPLERGFGHTLGNALRRILLSSMPGCAVTEVEIDGVLHEYSSKEGVQEDIIEILLNLKGLAVGLEGKNEAVLTLTKSGEGPVTAADIQHDGDVTIANPEHVICHLTGDGSISMRIKIELGRGYVPASTRRDAEEDERAIGRLLVDASFSPVERIAYDVDAARVEQRTDLDKLVIDMETNGTLDPEEAIRRASTILAEQLDAFVELRDVSEPEQKEEKPQFDPILLRPVDDLELTVRSANCLKAEAIQYIGDLVQRAEVELLKTPNLGKKSLTEIKDVLASRGLSLGMRLENWPPESIADND, encoded by the coding sequence ATGCAGGGTTCTGTAACCGAATTCTTAAAACCACGTTTAGTGGACATTGAAACACTAAGTTCAACTCGCGCTAAAGTAACTTTAGAGCCTTTAGAGCGTGGTTTTGGCCACACTTTAGGTAATGCGTTACGTCGCATTTTATTATCTTCAATGCCAGGTTGTGCGGTAACTGAAGTTGAAATCGACGGTGTATTACACGAGTACAGCAGTAAAGAAGGTGTTCAAGAGGACATCATCGAAATCTTGTTAAACCTAAAAGGTTTAGCTGTAGGTTTAGAAGGTAAAAACGAAGCTGTTTTAACACTTACTAAATCAGGTGAAGGCCCTGTAACGGCAGCTGATATTCAACATGACGGTGATGTAACTATTGCAAATCCAGAACATGTTATCTGTCACTTAACTGGTGACGGTTCAATCAGCATGCGTATCAAGATTGAGCTTGGTCGTGGCTACGTTCCAGCTTCTACGCGTCGTGACGCGGAAGAAGACGAGCGTGCAATCGGTCGCTTACTTGTTGACGCGTCGTTCAGTCCTGTAGAAAGAATTGCTTACGATGTTGACGCTGCTCGTGTAGAGCAACGTACTGACTTAGACAAGTTAGTCATCGACATGGAAACTAACGGTACGTTAGATCCAGAAGAAGCTATTCGTCGTGCATCAACCATCTTAGCTGAACAGCTAGATGCGTTTGTTGAATTACGCGATGTTAGCGAGCCGGAGCAAAAAGAAGAGAAACCTCAATTTGATCCGATTCTTCTTCGTCCAGTTGATGATTTAGAACTTACAGTTCGTTCAGCTAACTGTTTGAAAGCAGAAGCAATTCAGTATATTGGTGACTTAGTACAGCGTGCAGAAGTTGAGCTTCTTAAAACACCTAACTTAGGTAAGAAGTCTTTAACTGAAATCAAAGACGTTTTAGCGTCTCGTGGTTTATCTTTAGGTATGCGCCTAGAGAACTGGCCACCTGAGAGCATTGCTGACAACGACTAA
- the rpsD gene encoding 30S ribosomal protein S4, translating into MARYLGPKLKLSRREGTDLFLKSGVRAIDTKCKIETIPGQHGARRGRLSDYGVQLREKQKVRRIYGVLEKQFRNYYKQAARIKGNTGENLLQLLETRLDNVVYRMGYASTRAEARQLVSHKAIVVNGKVVNIPSFTVKAEDVVSVREKSKSQARIIAAMELAEQREKPVWVEVDNKKLEGVFKRVPDRSDLSAEINEQLIVELYSK; encoded by the coding sequence ATGGCAAGATATTTAGGCCCTAAGTTAAAGCTTAGCCGTCGTGAAGGTACCGACTTATTCCTTAAGTCTGGTGTTCGCGCGATCGACACTAAATGTAAAATCGAAACTATCCCTGGTCAGCACGGCGCGCGTCGCGGTCGTTTATCTGACTACGGTGTACAGCTTCGTGAAAAACAAAAAGTTCGTCGTATTTACGGTGTACTAGAGAAGCAATTCCGCAACTACTACAAGCAAGCTGCGCGTATTAAAGGCAACACAGGTGAAAACTTGTTACAGCTTTTAGAAACTCGTTTAGATAACGTAGTTTACCGCATGGGTTACGCTAGCACACGTGCTGAAGCACGTCAGTTAGTTAGCCACAAAGCTATCGTAGTAAATGGAAAAGTAGTTAATATTCCATCTTTCACTGTTAAAGCTGAAGATGTGGTTTCTGTTCGCGAAAAGTCTAAGTCTCAAGCGCGTATTATCGCTGCTATGGAATTAGCTGAGCAACGTGAAAAGCCAGTCTGGGTTGAAGTAGATAACAAGAAATTAGAAGGTGTTTTCAAACGCGTTCCTGATCGTTCGGACTTATCTGCGGAAATTAATGAACAGTTGATTGTCGAGCTTTACTCTAAGTAG
- the rpsK gene encoding 30S ribosomal protein S11 produces MAKTPVRTRKRVKKQVVDGMAHIHASFNNTIVTLTDRQGNALSWATAGGSGFRGSRKSTPFAAQVAADRAGKVAQEFGLKNIEVFVKGPGPGRESAIRALNAAGFKITNITDVTPIPHNGCRPPKKRRV; encoded by the coding sequence ATGGCAAAAACTCCAGTTCGTACGCGTAAGCGCGTAAAAAAACAAGTTGTCGATGGTATGGCTCACATCCATGCTTCTTTCAACAACACAATTGTGACATTAACAGACCGTCAAGGTAATGCATTATCTTGGGCAACTGCTGGTGGTTCAGGTTTCCGTGGTTCACGTAAATCAACGCCATTTGCTGCTCAGGTAGCTGCAGATCGTGCAGGTAAAGTTGCACAAGAATTCGGTTTGAAGAATATTGAAGTATTCGTTAAAGGCCCAGGTCCAGGACGTGAGTCTGCGATCCGCGCTTTAAATGCTGCTGGTTTTAAAATCACCAACATTACTGACGTTACTCCTATTCCTCACAATGGTTGTCGTCCTCCTAAGAAACGTCGCGTTTAA
- the rpsM gene encoding 30S ribosomal protein S13: MARIAGINIPDRKHAVIALTAIYGIGATRAKAICVAAGIAESTKISELDEAQIDVLRTEVGKYTVEGDLRREVSMNIKRLMDLGCYRGLRHRRSLPLRGQRTKTNARTRKGPRKPIKK, from the coding sequence GTGGCCCGTATCGCTGGCATTAACATCCCTGATCGTAAGCATGCAGTAATTGCCCTTACTGCGATTTATGGTATCGGTGCAACACGTGCGAAAGCAATCTGTGTGGCAGCTGGTATTGCTGAATCAACTAAGATCAGTGAATTAGACGAAGCTCAAATCGACGTGCTTCGTACTGAAGTAGGTAAATACACCGTTGAAGGTGATTTACGTCGTGAAGTTTCAATGAACATCAAGCGTCTTATGGACCTTGGTTGTTACCGTGGTTTGCGTCATCGTCGCAGTCTACCTCTACGTGGTCAACGCACTAAGACAAATGCGCGTACACGTAAAGGGCCTCGTAAGCCTATTAAGAAGTAG
- the rpmJ gene encoding 50S ribosomal protein L36 has protein sequence MKVRASVKKICRNCKVVKRAGVVRVICNSDPKHKQRQG, from the coding sequence ATGAAAGTTCGTGCATCCGTAAAGAAGATTTGTCGTAACTGTAAAGTTGTGAAACGTGCTGGTGTTGTTCGCGTTATCTGTAACAGCGATCCAAAGCACAAACAACGTCAAGGTTAA
- the secY gene encoding preprotein translocase subunit SecY, which produces MAKPGMDNNAQGGLSELKQRLWFVFGALIVFRLGSFVPIPGIDAAVLAQLFDQQKGTIVEMFNMFSGGALERASVMALGIMPYISASIIMQLLTVIHPPMMELKKEGEAGRRKISQYTRYGTLVLATVQAFAIARGLPAMMPGLVIHEGPAFYFVAVVSLVTGTMFLMWLGEQITERGIGNGISILIFAGIVAGLPSAVGQTAEMARQGELHLLGLLLIAVVAFAVTYFVVFVERGQRRIVVNYAKRQQGRKVFAAQSTHLPLKVNMAGVIPPIFASSILLFPSSIASWFGQGEGVVADFLQELSMALSPGQPLYVMLLAAAIIFFCFFYTALVFNPRETADNLKKSGAFIPGIRPGEQTSRYIDKVMTRLTLAGALYITFVCLVPEFMMIAWDVQFYFGGTSLLIIVVVIMDFMAQVQTHLMSHQYDSVLKKANLKGYGR; this is translated from the coding sequence ATGGCTAAACCAGGAATGGATAACAACGCTCAAGGCGGTTTGTCTGAGTTAAAGCAAAGATTATGGTTCGTGTTCGGCGCACTAATCGTGTTTCGTTTAGGATCATTTGTGCCAATCCCTGGTATTGACGCCGCTGTATTAGCTCAGTTGTTCGATCAACAAAAGGGTACCATCGTAGAAATGTTCAACATGTTCTCCGGTGGTGCACTTGAGCGCGCCTCAGTAATGGCCCTAGGTATTATGCCGTACATTTCGGCTTCAATTATTATGCAATTGTTGACGGTAATTCATCCGCCAATGATGGAGCTTAAGAAAGAAGGTGAAGCTGGACGTCGTAAGATCAGCCAATACACACGCTACGGCACTTTAGTGCTAGCAACGGTTCAAGCTTTTGCTATTGCAAGAGGTTTACCTGCAATGATGCCGGGTCTCGTTATCCACGAAGGTCCTGCATTCTATTTTGTTGCGGTTGTAAGTTTAGTCACTGGTACCATGTTCTTAATGTGGTTAGGTGAACAAATTACAGAGCGCGGCATTGGTAATGGTATTTCTATCCTTATCTTTGCAGGTATTGTTGCTGGCTTGCCATCTGCAGTTGGTCAAACCGCAGAAATGGCGCGTCAAGGTGAATTGCACTTATTAGGCTTGTTGCTAATCGCAGTTGTTGCATTTGCAGTAACTTACTTTGTTGTGTTTGTTGAACGTGGTCAGCGTCGTATCGTTGTTAACTACGCAAAACGCCAACAAGGTCGTAAGGTTTTCGCAGCGCAAAGTACACACTTACCACTTAAGGTGAATATGGCTGGTGTTATTCCACCAATCTTCGCTTCAAGTATTTTATTGTTCCCTAGCTCAATTGCGAGTTGGTTCGGGCAAGGTGAAGGTGTCGTTGCCGATTTCTTACAAGAGCTTTCTATGGCGTTATCGCCTGGACAGCCGCTATATGTAATGTTGTTAGCAGCAGCAATTATTTTCTTCTGTTTCTTCTACACGGCGTTAGTATTTAACCCGCGTGAAACAGCAGACAACCTGAAGAAGTCAGGTGCTTTTATCCCGGGTATTCGCCCAGGTGAGCAGACTTCTCGTTACATTGACAAAGTGATGACACGCTTAACCCTAGCGGGTGCGTTGTATATTACCTTTGTTTGTTTAGTTCCTGAGTTTATGATGATAGCCTGGGATGTTCAGTTCTACTTCGGTGGAACATCATTATTGATCATCGTAGTTGTTATTATGGACTTTATGGCACAAGTACAAACGCATTTGATGTCTCATCAATATGACAGTGTACTTAAGAAAGCTAACCTTAAAGGCTATGGCCGATAG
- the rplO gene encoding 50S ribosomal protein L15: MHLNTLSPAPGAKKAKKRVGRGIGSGLGKTGGRGHKGQKSRSGGGVRPGFEGGQMPLKQRLPKFGFTSRKSLVHAEVRLHELNKIEGDVVDIHALKNANLITRNIETAKIMLSGEITRPITVRGLGVTKGARAAIEAAGGKIEE, translated from the coding sequence ATGCATTTAAATACTTTATCTCCTGCACCAGGCGCTAAAAAGGCCAAGAAACGCGTAGGTCGTGGTATTGGTTCTGGTTTAGGTAAAACTGGTGGTCGCGGTCACAAAGGCCAGAAGTCTCGTTCTGGTGGTGGTGTACGTCCAGGTTTTGAAGGTGGTCAAATGCCTTTAAAACAACGTTTACCTAAATTCGGTTTTACTTCTCGTAAGTCTTTAGTTCACGCTGAAGTTCGTTTACACGAGTTAAACAAAATCGAAGGTGATGTTGTAGACATCCATGCGCTTAAAAACGCTAACCTAATCACGCGTAACATTGAGACAGCAAAAATCATGTTGTCTGGTGAGATCACTCGCCCAATCACTGTTCGTGGCTTAGGTGTTACTAAAGGTGCTCGCGCAGCTATCGAAGCTGCTGGCGGTAAAATCGAGGAATAA
- the rpmD gene encoding 50S ribosomal protein L30 codes for MAKTVKVTQVKSSIGRLPKHRATLKGLGLRRINHTVELEDTPSVRGMINQVSYMIKVED; via the coding sequence ATGGCTAAAACAGTTAAAGTAACTCAAGTTAAAAGCTCAATCGGTCGCTTACCTAAGCACCGTGCGACTTTAAAAGGTCTTGGTTTACGTCGTATCAATCATACAGTTGAGTTAGAAGATACTCCTTCTGTACGTGGTATGATTAATCAGGTATCTTACATGATTAAGGTGGAGGATTAA
- the rpsE gene encoding 30S ribosomal protein S5, with protein MANVENTQQSEFVEKLVAVNRVSKVVKGGRIFSFTALTVVGDGNGRVGFGYGKAREVPAAIQKAMEKARRNLVTVDLKGTTLQHPIKGRHSGSKVYMQPASEGTGIIAGGAMRAVLEVAGVQNVLSKAYGSTNPINVVRATIGALANMKSPEAVAAKRGKDVADILG; from the coding sequence ATGGCTAATGTAGAAAACACACAACAAAGTGAATTCGTTGAAAAACTAGTTGCCGTTAACCGCGTTTCAAAAGTGGTTAAAGGTGGTCGTATTTTCAGTTTCACAGCACTAACAGTAGTTGGTGACGGTAACGGCCGTGTTGGTTTTGGTTACGGTAAGGCACGTGAAGTTCCTGCTGCTATCCAAAAAGCAATGGAAAAGGCTCGTCGTAACTTAGTAACTGTTGACTTGAAGGGTACTACTCTTCAACACCCAATTAAGGGTCGTCACTCAGGTTCTAAAGTTTACATGCAACCTGCTTCTGAAGGTACAGGTATCATCGCCGGTGGTGCGATGCGTGCAGTACTTGAAGTTGCTGGCGTACAGAACGTACTTTCTAAAGCGTACGGTTCTACTAACCCAATCAACGTTGTCCGTGCAACAATCGGCGCTCTAGCGAACATGAAATCGCCAGAAGCTGTTGCTGCTAAGCGTGGCAAAGACGTTGCAGATATCTTGGGGTAA
- the rplR gene encoding 50S ribosomal protein L18, whose translation MDKKTSRLRRAKRARAKISELGANRLVVHRTPRHIYAQLIAASGSEVIASASTLDKEVKASVEKTGNIEAAQAVGKAIAERAKAKGVESVAFDRSGFRYHGRVKALAEAAREAGLQF comes from the coding sequence ATGGATAAGAAAACATCTCGTTTACGCCGTGCAAAGCGTGCACGCGCTAAAATCAGCGAGTTGGGTGCGAATCGTTTAGTCGTACACCGTACTCCTCGCCACATTTACGCTCAATTAATTGCTGCCTCTGGTTCAGAAGTAATTGCATCTGCATCTACTTTAGACAAAGAAGTAAAAGCATCAGTTGAGAAAACAGGTAACATCGAAGCAGCTCAAGCAGTAGGTAAAGCTATTGCAGAACGCGCAAAAGCTAAAGGGGTTGAGTCAGTAGCGTTTGACCGTTCAGGTTTCCGTTATCACGGTCGCGTTAAAGCGTTAGCAGAAGCAGCTCGTGAAGCTGGCCTTCAGTTCTAG
- the rplF gene encoding 50S ribosomal protein L6: protein MSRVAKAPVSIPAGVTVTLSGQDITVKGPVGELSRTIHSDVVVSQEENTIVTKIAHEGKGAWAQAGTARALINNMVVGVSAGFEKKLILNGVGYRAKAAGQNLNLSLGFSHPVDHAIPAGVTVETPSQTEVVLKSADKQLVGQVAANIRAYRKPEPYKGKGIRYSDENVRRKEAKKK from the coding sequence ATGTCTCGTGTTGCAAAAGCACCTGTGTCAATTCCTGCTGGCGTTACTGTTACGTTATCTGGTCAAGACATCACAGTTAAAGGTCCTGTTGGCGAATTATCTCGTACGATTCACAGCGACGTTGTTGTTTCTCAAGAAGAAAACACAATCGTTACTAAAATCGCTCACGAAGGTAAAGGCGCTTGGGCTCAAGCTGGTACTGCGCGCGCATTAATCAATAATATGGTTGTTGGCGTTAGTGCTGGTTTTGAAAAGAAATTAATTTTAAACGGTGTTGGTTACCGTGCGAAAGCTGCTGGTCAAAACTTAAATTTATCTTTAGGTTTTTCACACCCGGTTGACCACGCTATTCCTGCTGGCGTTACTGTTGAAACTCCGAGCCAAACTGAAGTTGTACTTAAGAGTGCAGACAAGCAGTTAGTTGGTCAGGTAGCAGCAAACATTCGCGCTTACCGTAAGCCTGAACCTTACAAAGGTAAAGGTATCCGTTACAGCGACGAAAACGTTCGCCGTAAAGAAGCTAAGAAGAAGTAG
- the rpsH gene encoding 30S ribosomal protein S8 has product MMMTDPIADMFTRIRNGQAAAKTAVTMPSSKLKVAIANLLKEEGYISGVTVIEGPKPELSVELKYHEGKEVIETIKRVSRPGLRVYKGSNELPQVLAGMGIAIVSTSKGLMTDRAARKAGLGGEILGFVA; this is encoded by the coding sequence ATTATGATGACTGATCCTATCGCGGACATGTTTACACGCATCCGCAACGGTCAAGCAGCGGCAAAAACTGCTGTAACTATGCCTTCTTCAAAGCTAAAAGTAGCGATTGCTAACTTACTTAAAGAAGAAGGTTATATTTCTGGTGTTACTGTAATTGAAGGCCCTAAGCCTGAATTATCAGTTGAACTGAAATATCACGAAGGTAAAGAAGTTATTGAGACAATCAAACGTGTTTCACGTCCTGGTCTTCGCGTATACAAAGGTAGCAACGAGTTACCACAAGTATTAGCAGGCATGGGTATTGCGATTGTTTCTACTTCTAAAGGTTTGATGACTGACCGCGCAGCTCGCAAAGCTGGTTTAGGCGGTGAGATCTTAGGTTTCGTAGCGTAA
- the rpsN gene encoding 30S ribosomal protein S14 produces MAKSSMKAREAKRTKLVAKYAEKRAALKAIISNVNSSEEERWDAVLKLQSLPRDSAKTRQRNRCNVTGRPHGYLRKFGLSRIKLREATMRGEVPGLKKASW; encoded by the coding sequence ATGGCTAAATCATCTATGAAAGCACGTGAAGCAAAACGCACTAAATTAGTGGCGAAATATGCTGAAAAACGTGCAGCGTTAAAAGCAATTATCTCTAACGTAAACTCTTCTGAAGAAGAGCGTTGGGATGCAGTATTAAAACTTCAATCTTTACCTCGTGACTCAGCTAAAACACGTCAACGTAACCGTTGTAACGTGACTGGTCGTCCACACGGTTACTTACGTAAGTTCGGTTTAAGCCGCATCAAGTTACGTGAAGCAACTATGCGTGGTGAAGTTCCTGGTCTTAAGAAAGCTAGTTGGTAA
- the rplE gene encoding 50S ribosomal protein L5, with protein MAKLHDFYKDTVVAELQKKFEYKSVMQVPRIEKITLNMGVGEAITDKKVLEHATNDLTAISGQKPMITKARKSVAGFKIREGYPIGAKVTLRGERMWEFLERLISISVPRIRDFRGLNPKSFDGRGNYSMGVREQIIFPEIDYDKVDKIRGLDITITTTAKTNEEGHALLTAFNFPFKK; from the coding sequence ATGGCGAAACTGCATGATTTTTACAAAGATACAGTTGTTGCAGAACTTCAAAAGAAGTTTGAATACAAAAGTGTCATGCAAGTCCCTCGGATTGAAAAGATCACCCTAAACATGGGTGTTGGTGAAGCGATTACTGATAAAAAAGTATTAGAGCACGCCACAAATGATCTTACTGCAATCTCAGGTCAAAAGCCTATGATCACGAAAGCACGCAAATCAGTTGCTGGCTTCAAGATTCGTGAAGGCTACCCTATTGGCGCAAAAGTAACTTTACGCGGCGAGCGTATGTGGGAATTCTTAGAGCGTTTAATCTCTATTTCAGTTCCTCGTATCCGTGACTTCCGTGGCTTAAACCCGAAATCTTTCGATGGCCGTGGTAACTACAGCATGGGTGTACGTGAGCAAATCATATTTCCTGAAATCGACTACGACAAAGTTGATAAGATTCGTGGTTTAGATATCACTATCACAACAACTGCGAAGACTAACGAGGAAGGTCACGCTTTGCTGACTGCCTTTAACTTCCCGTTTAAGAAATAA